The following proteins come from a genomic window of Blattabacterium cuenoti:
- the truB gene encoding tRNA pseudouridine(55) synthase TruB has translation MNQNLSEFKNGKILLVDKPWGWTSFKIVKKIRRYILNTTKENFKIGHAGTLDPFATGLLIVLTGKYTKKVNEIQNYKKVYTGIIKLGCETLSSDSETEEYNFSSILHITPKLIKKISKKFLGEIDQYPPSFSALKTKGKRFYEYARKGIKIVRQSRRVKIYKFHILKIGIPYIKFFIECGKGTYIRSIAQDFGKALRSGAYLLSLKRERIGNFSMNCSSIELKISKEFPCYLLD, from the coding sequence TTGAATCAAAATTTATCAGAATTTAAAAATGGAAAAATATTGTTAGTAGATAAACCATGGGGATGGACTTCTTTTAAGATTGTTAAAAAAATCAGAAGGTATATTCTTAATACTACTAAAGAAAATTTTAAAATCGGACATGCAGGAACTTTAGATCCTTTTGCTACAGGTTTATTAATTGTCCTAACAGGAAAATATACGAAAAAAGTAAATGAAATTCAAAATTATAAAAAAGTTTATACAGGTATTATAAAATTAGGCTGCGAAACCTTATCTTCTGATTCAGAAACAGAAGAGTATAATTTTTCTTCCATTTTGCATATTACTCCTAAATTGATAAAAAAAATATCTAAAAAATTTTTAGGAGAAATAGATCAATATCCTCCATCTTTTTCTGCCTTAAAAACAAAAGGAAAAAGATTCTATGAATATGCTAGAAAAGGAATAAAAATAGTTCGACAATCCAGACGTGTAAAAATTTATAAATTTCATATCCTAAAAATAGGAATTCCCTACATAAAATTTTTTATAGAATGTGGAAAAGGGACTTATATTCGATCTATAGCTCAAGATTTTGGTAAAGCTCTTCGAAGCGGAGCTTATCTACTCTCTTTAAAAAGAGAACGGATAGGAAATTTTTCTATGAATTGTTCTTCTATAGAATTAAAAATTTCAAAAGAATTTCCATGTTATTTATTGGATTAA
- the mtaB gene encoding tRNA (N(6)-L-threonylcarbamoyladenosine(37)-C(2))-methylthiotransferase MtaB, whose protein sequence is MVKKKVAFYTMGCKLNYAETSTIARKFSNLDYQHVSFKSYADIYVINSCSVTKNAEIEFRHIVRSAMKNNSKAFIVAIGCYAQFNPKEVSSILGVDLVLGYEEKLKIIDYLNREWFLKKKYYAKIISRKTYFPSFSVGDRTRSFLKIQDGCDYKCSYCIIPMSRGPSRSESIENILKNIRFLFNQGVKEIVLTGVNIGDYGGKNIYGENIRFLDLIQSIDQIEEKGRIRLSSIEPNLLQNECIEFLSKSKHFVPHFHLPLQSGSNNILVKMHRRYRRELYQEKVNKIRSLMPYAYIGSDLIVGFPGETHKHFLETYHFLKKLEISSLHIFSYSTRPNTKSSMIQENVSKKIQWKRNQVLRVLSNKKYLFFCKKQMNTKKTVLFERNSKHQEYLYGYTENYIRTKIPLRLYNSSIYENTLQDVLITKVDKDGIMIAEPIN, encoded by the coding sequence ATGGTGAAAAAAAAAGTAGCATTTTATACCATGGGGTGTAAACTTAATTACGCAGAAACTTCTACCATAGCAAGAAAATTTTCTAATTTAGATTATCAACATGTTTCTTTCAAGAGTTATGCGGATATTTATGTGATCAATAGTTGTTCTGTAACAAAAAATGCAGAAATTGAATTTAGGCATATTGTACGTTCTGCTATGAAGAACAATTCCAAAGCTTTTATTGTAGCAATAGGATGTTATGCTCAATTCAATCCTAAAGAAGTGTCTTCTATTCTTGGAGTAGATCTTGTTTTAGGCTATGAAGAAAAATTAAAAATCATCGATTATCTTAATCGAGAATGGTTTTTGAAAAAAAAATATTATGCAAAAATTATTTCTAGAAAAACTTATTTTCCATCGTTTTCCGTTGGAGATAGAACTCGTTCTTTTTTAAAAATTCAAGATGGATGTGATTATAAGTGTAGTTATTGCATTATTCCTATGTCAAGAGGCCCCTCTCGTTCTGAGAGTATAGAAAATATACTGAAAAATATTAGATTTCTTTTTAATCAAGGTGTCAAAGAGATTGTGTTAACAGGTGTCAATATAGGAGACTATGGTGGAAAAAATATATACGGAGAAAATATCCGATTTCTTGATTTAATACAATCCATAGATCAAATAGAAGAAAAAGGGAGAATCCGTTTATCCTCTATAGAGCCTAATTTGCTTCAAAATGAATGTATTGAATTTTTGTCTAAAAGTAAACATTTTGTTCCTCACTTTCATCTTCCTTTACAGTCTGGAAGCAATAATATTTTGGTAAAAATGCATCGACGTTACAGACGAGAACTTTATCAAGAAAAAGTAAATAAAATTAGATCTTTAATGCCATATGCTTATATCGGTTCAGATCTTATTGTTGGTTTTCCTGGAGAAACACACAAACATTTTTTGGAAACTTATCATTTTTTGAAAAAATTAGAAATTTCATCTCTACACATATTTTCCTATTCTACTAGACCCAATACGAAATCCAGTATGATACAGGAAAATGTATCTAAAAAAATACAATGGAAACGGAATCAAGTTTTGAGAGTTCTTTCAAACAAAAAATATCTTTTTTTTTGTAAAAAGCAAATGAACACTAAAAAAACCGTTTTATTCGAAAGAAATTCGAAACATCAAGAATATTTATATGGATATACAGAAAATTATATTCGAACTAAGATACCATTACGGTTATACAATTCTTCTATATATGAAAACACATTACAAGATGTATTAATTACAAAAGTAGATAAAGATGGAATTATGATCGCAGAACCAATAAATTAA
- a CDS encoding pyridoxal phosphate-dependent aminotransferase, which yields MKNRLSHRLQNISYSQTIAMSSKARKLKNKGYDIINLSLGEPDFSPPNFVLSAAKKAIDEGYHYYTPVSGYFELKKVICKKFYRDNRLQYTPSQIVVSTGAKQAIMNVLLSLLNKDDEVIIPAPYWVSYLQMVKFCESYPVIIPTVMENNFKIDPYQLEKAITSKTKLFLFSTPCNPTGSVYSYKELKDLSEVFKKYPQIMILSDEIYEHICYSEKHTSIAIFPDIFHQVITVNGLSKAFSMTGWRIGYIGAPEWIAQSCDKIQGQMTSCANSIAQIAAITALSAHPNKIEYMIKEFEKRKNLVLDMIKKIDGFQFYQPNGAFYIFPKVSGFFGNKLHGKMIQNSYEFSEFLLEKAQVATVSGSAFGDNECLRISYASSEYKIIEAFTRIKKILN from the coding sequence ATGAAAAATAGATTATCTCATCGTTTACAGAATATATCTTATTCACAAACCATAGCTATGTCATCCAAAGCAAGAAAATTAAAAAATAAAGGTTATGACATTATAAACTTGAGTTTAGGAGAACCCGATTTTTCCCCTCCTAATTTTGTTTTATCCGCTGCGAAAAAAGCTATAGATGAAGGGTATCATTATTATACTCCAGTATCCGGATATTTCGAACTGAAAAAAGTAATATGCAAAAAATTCTACCGTGATAATCGATTACAATATACTCCTTCTCAAATCGTAGTTTCTACCGGAGCCAAACAAGCTATAATGAATGTTCTTTTATCTTTGTTGAATAAAGATGATGAAGTTATTATTCCCGCTCCTTATTGGGTTAGTTATTTACAAATGGTAAAGTTTTGTGAATCTTATCCTGTTATAATTCCAACAGTTATGGAGAACAATTTTAAGATTGATCCATATCAACTAGAAAAAGCTATTACATCTAAAACAAAATTATTTCTTTTCAGTACTCCTTGTAATCCTACCGGAAGTGTTTATTCTTATAAAGAATTAAAAGATTTATCAGAAGTTTTTAAAAAATATCCACAAATTATGATTCTTTCTGATGAAATCTATGAACATATTTGTTACTCAGAAAAACATACTAGTATTGCTATATTTCCTGATATCTTTCATCAAGTTATCACAGTGAATGGATTATCTAAGGCTTTTTCTATGACAGGTTGGAGAATTGGATATATTGGAGCTCCAGAATGGATTGCTCAATCTTGTGATAAAATACAGGGACAGATGACATCTTGTGCTAATTCTATTGCACAGATAGCTGCTATTACTGCATTATCAGCTCACCCCAATAAAATAGAATATATGATCAAAGAGTTTGAAAAAAGAAAAAATTTAGTTTTGGATATGATAAAAAAAATTGATGGATTTCAATTTTATCAACCGAATGGAGCTTTTTATATTTTTCCAAAAGTTTCAGGTTTTTTTGGAAACAAATTACATGGAAAAATGATTCAAAATTCATATGAATTTTCTGAATTTTTACTTGAAAAAGCTCAAGTAGCTACCGTTAGTGGCAGTGCTTTTGGGGATAATGAATGTTTACGAATTTCTTATGCTTCATCAGAATATAAAATCATAGAAGCTTTTACAAGAATCAAAAAGATATTAAATTAA
- the rpsP gene encoding 30S ribosomal protein S16, with the protein MSVKIRLKRIGKKHKPIYHIVVADSRAPRDGKFIEKLGTYNPHTDPPSTVLKMQHALSWLMKGAQPTNTVKSIFCKTGVLLKKHLLEGVKKGVLTNEEHQIKFHAWYNQKYKKI; encoded by the coding sequence ATGTCCGTAAAAATTCGTTTAAAAAGAATTGGAAAAAAACATAAACCTATTTATCATATAGTTGTAGCGGATTCTCGTGCTCCGAGAGATGGAAAATTTATTGAAAAATTAGGAACTTATAATCCCCATACGGATCCTCCTTCAACTGTATTGAAAATGCAACATGCTCTATCCTGGTTAATGAAAGGGGCACAACCTACCAATACGGTAAAATCCATTTTTTGTAAAACCGGTGTTTTATTGAAAAAACATTTATTAGAAGGAGTCAAAAAGGGCGTATTAACTAATGAAGAACACCAAATAAAATTTCATGCATGGTACAACCAAAAATATAAAAAAATTTAA
- the lysS gene encoding lysine--tRNA ligase, translated as MIYLSEQQILRIKKLDQLKLLGINPYPSEEYVVTNTICNIQKNFTEKGTISIAGRLMRLRILGKASFGEIKDHTGRIQIYFTQDHLFSSSDEMKKEEVYNIFLKKLIDIGDIIGVKGFLFKTKMNEITIYVHQFTLLSKSIRPLPQVKIDKKNQKIYDAFSNTEQRYRMRYVDLIVNDHVKEIFLKRTRIIQKIRCFLNKKGYIEVDTPILHPIPGGAIARPFETYHNTLGIPLYLRIANELYLKKLIVGGFHGVYEFSRNFRNEGMDRFHNPEFTVLELYVAYKDYYWMMNFTEKLMKCIFNKFQKKENHHISFKTPFPRIPILDSIKKYTGFDLKEMKKEELRKVCKKLHIEENIKMSKAKLIENIFEERCEKNYINPTFIIDYPIEMSPLTKKHRYQENLSERFELIINGKEIANAYSELNDPIDQLDRLREQMKLSEKNTKDESISLDLDFIRALEFGMPPTAGIGIGIDRLVMLLTQKKTIQEVLLFPQMRPEKKGKK; from the coding sequence ATGATCTATTTATCAGAACAACAAATTCTACGAATAAAAAAATTAGATCAATTAAAACTATTGGGAATCAATCCTTATCCATCAGAAGAATATGTTGTAACAAATACTATTTGTAATATACAAAAAAATTTTACGGAAAAAGGAACTATAAGCATAGCTGGACGGTTAATGCGTTTGCGTATTTTAGGAAAAGCTTCTTTTGGAGAAATAAAAGATCATACGGGGAGAATACAAATATACTTTACTCAGGATCATTTGTTTTCATCTTCGGATGAAATGAAAAAAGAGGAGGTTTACAATATTTTTTTAAAAAAACTTATAGATATAGGAGATATTATTGGAGTAAAAGGATTTTTATTTAAGACAAAAATGAATGAAATAACCATATATGTTCATCAATTCACTCTATTATCCAAATCTATACGACCTTTACCACAAGTAAAAATAGATAAAAAAAATCAAAAAATATATGATGCTTTTTCCAATACGGAACAACGTTATCGTATGCGTTATGTAGATCTCATTGTTAATGATCATGTAAAAGAAATTTTTTTAAAACGGACTCGTATCATACAAAAAATAAGGTGTTTTTTGAATAAAAAAGGTTACATAGAAGTAGATACTCCTATTCTACATCCCATTCCTGGAGGAGCTATAGCTCGACCTTTTGAAACGTATCATAATACACTGGGAATTCCATTGTATTTACGGATAGCTAATGAACTTTATCTTAAAAAATTGATTGTTGGTGGATTTCACGGGGTATATGAATTTTCTAGAAATTTCAGAAATGAGGGAATGGATCGTTTTCATAATCCAGAATTTACTGTATTAGAACTTTATGTCGCTTATAAAGATTATTACTGGATGATGAATTTTACAGAAAAATTGATGAAATGCATCTTTAATAAATTTCAAAAAAAAGAAAATCATCATATTAGTTTTAAAACTCCTTTTCCTCGTATTCCCATATTGGATTCTATTAAAAAATATACCGGATTTGATCTTAAAGAAATGAAAAAGGAAGAATTAAGAAAAGTTTGTAAAAAATTGCATATAGAAGAAAATATAAAAATGAGTAAAGCTAAACTGATTGAGAACATTTTTGAAGAAAGATGCGAAAAAAATTACATCAATCCTACTTTTATTATTGATTATCCTATAGAAATGAGTCCTTTAACCAAAAAACACCGTTACCAAGAAAATTTATCAGAACGTTTTGAACTCATTATAAATGGGAAAGAGATTGCTAATGCTTATTCAGAACTTAATGATCCCATCGATCAACTTGATCGTTTACGAGAACAAATGAAGTTATCCGAAAAAAACACAAAAGACGAATCGATATCTCTTGATCTAGATTTTATACGTGCTTTAGAATTCGGTATGCCTCCTACTGCAGGGATTGGAATTGGAATAGATCGTTTAGTAATGTTACTAACCCAAAAAAAAACGATTCAAGAAGTTTTACTTTTTCCACAAATGCGTCCAGAAAAAAAAGGAAAAAAATAA
- a CDS encoding amidohydrolase family protein: protein MNPKKIFLEKVKQKGGWVNAHSHLDRAYTLTHTNFKYSYSPLQKKWYLVDEMKRLATEEEIYIRMEKALEYFVMQGTQALCSFIDVDEIIEDRALKAAKKLKNNYGNSIRICFANQVLKGVLDKKSKYWFDQSIEFVDIIGGLPATDYEKEDEHLDILFQTAKKKEKIIHVHVDQLNTSEEKETEKLAKKTIEHGMQGKVVAIHSISLAAHARDYRYKIYQLMKKADLMVISCPIAWIDHTRSERLTPSHNSITPVDEMVPEGIIVAFGTDNICDIYKPFSDGNLWIELRVMLEACHYYDIDHLVKISTINGLKVLGLSEQ, encoded by the coding sequence ATGAATCCCAAAAAAATTTTCTTAGAAAAAGTAAAACAAAAAGGGGGATGGGTCAATGCTCATTCTCATTTAGATAGGGCTTATACTCTTACACATACAAATTTCAAATATTCTTATTCTCCCCTTCAAAAAAAATGGTATCTGGTTGATGAAATGAAACGTTTAGCTACAGAAGAAGAGATTTATATCCGTATGGAAAAAGCTTTAGAATATTTTGTAATGCAAGGAACACAAGCTTTGTGTTCTTTTATTGATGTGGATGAAATTATTGAAGATCGTGCCTTGAAAGCAGCTAAAAAATTGAAAAATAATTATGGAAATTCTATTCGTATTTGTTTTGCTAATCAAGTTCTTAAAGGCGTATTGGATAAAAAGTCAAAATATTGGTTTGATCAATCCATAGAATTTGTGGATATTATTGGTGGATTACCCGCTACAGATTATGAAAAAGAAGATGAACATCTAGATATTTTATTCCAAACAGCTAAAAAAAAAGAAAAAATTATACATGTACATGTAGATCAATTGAATACAAGCGAAGAAAAAGAAACTGAAAAACTAGCAAAAAAAACAATTGAACATGGAATGCAAGGAAAGGTCGTCGCTATACATAGTATTTCTTTAGCCGCACATGCTAGAGATTATCGCTATAAAATATACCAATTGATGAAAAAAGCGGATTTAATGGTCATATCTTGTCCCATTGCTTGGATTGATCATACTAGAAGTGAACGTTTAACTCCTAGCCATAATTCCATTACTCCAGTAGATGAGATGGTTCCTGAAGGAATCATAGTGGCTTTTGGTACAGATAACATTTGTGATATATATAAACCTTTTTCTGATGGAAATCTATGGATAGAACTACGAGTGATGTTGGAAGCATGTCATTATTATGATATAGATCATTTAGTAAAAATTTCTACAATAAATGGATTAAAAGTATTAGGATTGTCAGAACAATAA
- the lipB gene encoding lipoyl(octanoyl) transferase LipB, with protein MKKKILFFEDLGKKEYQETWKYQKRLFDDIIRKKINNIPDQKAGYFLFVEHPHVYTIGKNEKKDNHLLVSLDFLKKIDVSFYQTDRGGKITYHGPGQLIGYPILNMDYFFTDIHKYLRLLEEVIIHCLWKNYEIKGERKKGKTGIWFNVKNGKSRKICAIGIRISRWVTMHGFALNVNTDLQYFNHIIPCGIYNQEVTSLKKELKKNDISFQEVKRMVKKSFQEIFDVEFINMPKKISFF; from the coding sequence ATGAAAAAAAAAATACTTTTTTTCGAAGATTTAGGAAAAAAAGAATATCAAGAAACTTGGAAATATCAGAAAAGATTATTTGATGACATCATACGAAAAAAAATCAATAATATACCTGATCAAAAAGCAGGATATTTTCTATTTGTAGAGCACCCTCATGTATATACTATAGGTAAAAATGAAAAAAAAGACAACCATTTGTTGGTTTCATTAGATTTTTTAAAAAAAATAGATGTTTCTTTTTATCAAACAGATCGAGGAGGGAAGATCACTTACCATGGTCCTGGACAGTTGATAGGATATCCCATTTTAAATATGGATTATTTTTTTACGGATATTCATAAATATCTTCGTCTTTTAGAAGAAGTGATTATCCATTGTTTATGGAAAAATTATGAAATAAAGGGAGAACGAAAAAAAGGAAAAACAGGAATTTGGTTCAATGTAAAAAACGGAAAATCAAGAAAAATATGTGCAATAGGAATTAGAATAAGTCGTTGGGTAACCATGCATGGATTTGCTTTAAATGTCAATACAGATTTACAGTATTTCAATCATATTATTCCTTGTGGAATTTATAATCAAGAAGTGACTTCTTTAAAAAAAGAATTGAAAAAGAATGATATCTCTTTTCAAGAGGTAAAACGTATGGTGAAAAAATCCTTTCAAGAAATTTTTGATGTAGAATTTATAAACATGCCGAAAAAAATTTCATTTTTTTAA
- a CDS encoding dicarboxylate/amino acid:cation symporter, producing MSIGMKIKKEKVLLIAFLSVLAYVFIHLSKSLLGLDKFNLCILRCFVISIFILYSFMKKDLTTWILLSIIIGIEMGLDMPKIAVELRFLSQIFLRLIKTIIAPILFSTLVVGIASHSNIKQLGSMGWKSLLYFEVVTTLALFIGLIAINISQAGVGIVMPSGMTEQQLPKVESKTWQDTILHVFPENFIKSIYHGDVLPIVVFSVIFGISMVFLEDKKRSPILLFAESISEIMFKFTKIIMYFAPIGVGAAIAYTVGHMGLDILYNLFQLLLTLYIALLIFLIVVLLPILLWIKVPLKGFVKALTEPVSLAFATTSSESALPLLMENLEKLGVPRKIIAFVIPTGYSFNLDGTTLYLSLATVFVAQASGIPLSFSQQIFIGLTLILTSKGVAGVPRASLVILLATVSSFGLPTWPILAIIGIDELMDMARTTVNVIGNGLASCVIARSEGELDEKKMLDYIQKK from the coding sequence ATGAGTATTGGAATGAAAATAAAAAAAGAAAAAGTTTTATTAATAGCTTTTTTAAGTGTTTTAGCATATGTCTTTATTCATTTATCAAAATCCTTATTAGGATTAGATAAATTTAATCTTTGTATATTAAGATGTTTCGTGATATCTATTTTCATATTGTATTCGTTTATGAAAAAAGACTTAACTACTTGGATTTTATTATCCATTATCATAGGAATAGAAATGGGATTAGATATGCCAAAAATTGCTGTGGAACTCAGATTTTTATCTCAAATATTTTTGAGATTGATTAAAACTATCATTGCTCCAATATTGTTTTCCACTTTGGTAGTTGGAATAGCCAGTCATTCTAATATTAAACAATTAGGTAGCATGGGATGGAAATCCTTACTATATTTTGAAGTGGTGACAACTTTAGCTTTGTTTATTGGTCTTATTGCAATTAATATATCTCAGGCTGGAGTAGGCATTGTTATGCCTTCAGGAATGACGGAACAACAATTACCGAAAGTAGAAAGTAAAACTTGGCAAGATACAATTCTTCATGTTTTTCCGGAAAATTTTATAAAATCCATCTATCATGGAGATGTATTGCCTATAGTGGTATTTTCCGTTATATTTGGGATATCCATGGTTTTTTTAGAAGATAAAAAACGAAGTCCAATATTACTGTTTGCAGAAAGTATTTCAGAAATCATGTTCAAATTTACTAAAATTATTATGTATTTTGCTCCTATAGGAGTAGGGGCCGCCATTGCTTATACAGTAGGACATATGGGATTGGATATTTTATACAATTTATTTCAATTGTTATTGACTCTTTATATTGCTTTACTTATTTTTTTGATAGTTGTTTTACTTCCTATTCTTTTGTGGATTAAAGTTCCTTTAAAAGGTTTTGTAAAAGCATTAACTGAACCTGTATCACTCGCGTTTGCGACTACAAGTTCCGAATCCGCCTTACCTTTACTTATGGAAAATTTAGAAAAATTAGGTGTTCCCAGAAAAATCATAGCTTTTGTGATTCCTACAGGTTATAGCTTTAACTTAGATGGAACCACTCTTTATTTATCTTTAGCAACTGTTTTTGTTGCACAAGCTTCTGGTATTCCTTTGAGTTTTAGTCAACAAATATTTATAGGACTGACGTTAATTTTAACTAGTAAAGGAGTTGCTGGAGTTCCTAGAGCATCTTTAGTAATTCTTTTGGCGACTGTGTCTTCTTTTGGATTACCAACTTGGCCTATATTAGCTATTATAGGAATAGATGAATTAATGGATATGGCTAGGACTACCGTGAATGTCATAGGAAATGGATTAGCGAGTTGTGTCATAGCTCGTTCTGAAGGAGAATTGGATGAAAAAAAAATGTTAGATTATATTCAAAAAAAGTAA
- a CDS encoding diphosphomevalonate/mevalonate 3,5-bisphosphate decarboxylase family protein, translating into MNFEEKIFFYRKKQSSIVDQPNGVVTSKSHSNIALIKYWGKQNNKIQIPLNSSISYSLGEVYTVTRLIYKEKKNRNFSIKIFFSGKEKTSFLPKILEFFHRISLYCSYLQNLNFIIETYNTFPHSSGIASSASSMSALALCIMKIEKKLVSSLKEDFFFKKASFLSRLGSGSACRSIYPGLVVWGCHKSIKESNNLYAIPYPYEVHSIFTKIENTILIIDDKPKKILSSKGHQLMKNHPYARNRLKCANKNMNRLISILKIGDFQEFGELIEHEALTLHAMIMTSRPYCLWMKPNTLNVIHTVWDFRKHSNKNIYFTLDAGANVHLLYPIQEKTFILKWIYSDLFSYCKKIIESFCL; encoded by the coding sequence TTGAATTTTGAAGAAAAAATTTTTTTTTATAGAAAAAAACAATCTTCTATAGTAGACCAACCAAATGGAGTAGTCACAAGCAAGAGTCATTCCAATATCGCTTTAATTAAATACTGGGGAAAACAGAATAATAAAATTCAAATCCCGTTGAATTCGTCTATTAGTTATTCTTTAGGAGAAGTATACACAGTTACACGATTAATTTATAAAGAAAAAAAAAATAGGAATTTCTCTATAAAAATATTCTTTTCAGGAAAAGAAAAAACTAGTTTTCTTCCAAAAATTTTAGAATTTTTTCATAGAATTTCACTTTATTGTTCCTATTTACAAAATTTGAATTTTATTATAGAAACCTATAATACTTTTCCACATAGTAGTGGTATAGCTTCTTCTGCTTCTTCCATGAGTGCTTTAGCATTATGTATCATGAAAATAGAAAAGAAATTAGTTTCCTCTTTAAAAGAAGATTTTTTTTTCAAAAAAGCTTCTTTTTTATCCAGATTAGGTTCTGGAAGTGCTTGCCGATCTATTTATCCTGGACTTGTTGTTTGGGGATGTCATAAATCCATAAAAGAAAGTAATAATCTTTATGCTATACCATATCCATATGAAGTCCATTCCATTTTTACAAAAATAGAAAATACTATTTTAATCATAGATGATAAACCTAAAAAAATTTTGAGTTCAAAAGGTCATCAATTAATGAAAAATCATCCTTATGCTAGAAATAGATTGAAATGTGCTAATAAAAATATGAATAGACTTATATCTATATTAAAAATAGGAGATTTTCAAGAATTTGGAGAATTAATAGAACATGAAGCTTTGACTCTTCATGCCATGATCATGACCTCTCGTCCCTATTGTTTATGGATGAAACCAAATACTCTGAACGTCATTCATACGGTATGGGATTTTAGAAAACATAGTAATAAAAATATTTATTTTACACTAGATGCAGGTGCCAATGTTCATCTTTTATATCCTATTCAAGAAAAAACATTCATCTTAAAATGGATATATAGTGATTTATTTTCTTATTGTAAGAAAATTATAGAAAGTTTTTGTTTGTAG
- the rsmG gene encoding 16S rRNA (guanine(527)-N(7))-methyltransferase RsmG, whose translation MKLIKKYFPYLLNQQIYRLYSLKNLYAYWNVYVNLVSRKTFHDFYQQHVLFCLGIAKVFYFYPGSCVMDLGTGGGFPGIPLSIVFPHTKFILVDSIRKKIQIIEQIIYHLHLKNAYPIWIRAEKLENKFDFVVTRAVNKINIIHNWIKDKFKYKSNSRIQNGALYLKGGNLYDELKKFPHAIEYPLNHYFEEPFFRKKKVIWISNI comes from the coding sequence ATGAAATTAATTAAAAAATATTTTCCATATTTATTGAACCAACAAATATATAGATTGTATTCTTTAAAAAATTTATATGCGTATTGGAATGTATATGTGAATCTAGTTTCTAGAAAAACATTTCACGATTTTTATCAACAACACGTCCTTTTTTGTTTAGGAATCGCTAAAGTATTTTATTTTTATCCTGGATCATGTGTTATGGATTTAGGTACAGGAGGAGGATTTCCTGGAATTCCTTTATCCATAGTTTTTCCTCATACAAAATTTATATTAGTGGATTCTATTAGGAAAAAAATTCAAATTATAGAACAAATCATATATCATCTTCATTTGAAAAATGCGTATCCTATTTGGATACGTGCAGAAAAATTAGAAAATAAATTTGATTTTGTAGTTACTAGAGCTGTCAATAAAATAAATATAATCCATAATTGGATAAAAGATAAGTTTAAATATAAATCCAATTCTAGAATTCAAAATGGAGCTTTATATCTAAAAGGAGGAAATCTTTATGATGAATTAAAAAAATTTCCTCATGCAATAGAATATCCTTTAAATCATTATTTTGAAGAACCATTTTTTAGAAAAAAAAAAGTTATTTGGATTTCCAACATTTAA
- a CDS encoding peroxiredoxin, producing the protein MNTLISKKAPNFTASAVLNGKEIVSNFTLEQFQGKKYVLLFFYPKDFTFVCPTEIYAFQEKIQDFEMKNVQIIAVSTDTEQSHWAWLQMPKKKGGIHGVTYPIVSDINKTISHNYGVLSGNWINNHEEWKATGELIAYRGLFLIDKEGIIRHLLINDFPLGRNVHEAIRMIDALQYYEKSGEVCPANWTKGKKSIKASHSGIENYFSS; encoded by the coding sequence ATGAATACGTTAATATCAAAAAAAGCGCCAAATTTTACGGCTAGTGCGGTATTAAATGGGAAAGAAATTGTATCCAATTTTACTTTAGAACAATTTCAAGGAAAGAAGTATGTTTTACTTTTCTTTTATCCTAAAGATTTTACTTTTGTTTGTCCTACAGAAATATATGCATTTCAAGAAAAAATTCAGGATTTTGAAATGAAAAATGTACAAATTATTGCCGTATCTACGGATACAGAACAATCTCATTGGGCTTGGCTACAGATGCCAAAAAAAAAAGGGGGCATCCATGGGGTAACTTATCCGATTGTTTCTGATATCAATAAGACCATATCTCATAACTATGGGGTATTGTCTGGAAATTGGATTAATAATCATGAAGAATGGAAAGCTACGGGAGAACTGATTGCTTATAGAGGTTTATTTTTAATAGATAAAGAAGGGATCATAAGACATCTTTTAATTAATGATTTTCCTTTAGGTAGAAATGTACATGAAGCTATTCGTATGATAGATGCTCTTCAATATTACGAAAAAAGTGGAGAAGTATGTCCCGCAAATTGGACAAAAGGAAAAAAATCGATAAAAGCTAGCCATAGTGGAATTGAAAATTATTTTTCATCTTAG